The Dendrosporobacter quercicolus genome includes a window with the following:
- the modA gene encoding molybdate ABC transporter substrate-binding protein, producing MKLSKLMLLFLVLAVSMALVAGCSGTKQPAPAAAQPVELNIAAAASLKDAMGEIQKLYTAKKPEVTLVYNFASSGALQKQIEQGAPADLFISAAAKQMDELEGKNLIKKETRNNLVENSLVIIVPKDSQLNLSKYEDLTQTAVKKVGIGETETVPAGQYAQEVLKKLALWDTIKAKAVMAKDVRTVLTYVETGNVDAGIVYGTDAAVSEKVKVVATAPAGSHQPIVYPVAVLTGAKQPQAADEFLAFLNGSEAKAVFEKYGFTVSK from the coding sequence ATGAAATTATCTAAATTGATGCTGCTATTCTTAGTACTGGCAGTCAGCATGGCTTTGGTTGCCGGCTGTAGCGGAACCAAGCAGCCGGCTCCAGCGGCGGCCCAGCCGGTAGAATTGAACATTGCGGCCGCTGCCAGCCTGAAGGATGCAATGGGGGAAATTCAGAAACTGTATACGGCAAAAAAGCCTGAAGTTACGCTTGTTTATAACTTTGCTTCCTCCGGTGCATTGCAAAAGCAAATTGAGCAAGGGGCGCCGGCGGACTTGTTCATTTCAGCGGCCGCCAAACAAATGGACGAGCTGGAAGGCAAAAATTTGATTAAGAAGGAAACCCGTAATAACCTGGTGGAAAATTCGCTGGTCATTATTGTACCGAAAGATTCGCAGCTTAACTTAAGCAAATACGAGGATTTGACGCAGACCGCAGTCAAAAAGGTCGGCATTGGTGAAACCGAAACTGTTCCTGCCGGCCAATATGCCCAGGAAGTATTAAAAAAATTAGCCTTATGGGATACGATTAAGGCCAAAGCCGTAATGGCCAAAGATGTTCGCACCGTATTGACTTATGTAGAAACCGGTAATGTTGATGCCGGCATTGTCTACGGTACAGATGCGGCAGTCAGTGAAAAAGTGAAAGTTGTTGCCACCGCGCCGGCTGGTTCACATCAGCCAATTGTTTATCCTGTGGCAGTCTTAACCGGGGCAAAGCAGCCCCAGGCAGCTGATGAGTTTCTGGCCTTTCTCAATGGGTCTGAGGCCAAAGCGGTGTTTGAAAAATACGGTTTTACGGTGAGTAAATAA
- the modB gene encoding molybdate ABC transporter permease subunit, protein MRLIDWQPVILSLKVAVVSLLFIFVLGIATALLMTRKQFPGKAVIESLITMPMVLPPVVTGFALLLLIGKNGPVGKLMTAWFDVQLMFTQTAAVLAAVVIAFPLMYQSAKAALQSIDNSLEDAARTLGASELRVILTVTLPLAVPGLVAGGVLAFSRALGEFGATIMIAGNIPGKTQTIPIAIYFAAESNDLTEAGYYVAVISIITFGAILWLNTWSKKHSWYPGTIRGGRPHRVNSDN, encoded by the coding sequence ATGAGGTTGATTGATTGGCAGCCGGTAATTTTATCATTGAAAGTGGCGGTAGTTTCATTGCTGTTTATCTTTGTACTCGGTATTGCCACGGCTTTACTGATGACCAGAAAGCAATTTCCGGGCAAAGCGGTGATTGAGTCGCTCATCACGATGCCGATGGTACTGCCGCCAGTAGTTACAGGGTTTGCCTTATTGCTGCTGATCGGTAAAAACGGTCCTGTCGGCAAGCTGATGACAGCCTGGTTTGACGTCCAGCTGATGTTTACACAGACGGCTGCAGTGCTGGCAGCCGTGGTCATTGCTTTTCCGCTCATGTATCAGAGTGCAAAGGCCGCTTTGCAGAGCATTGACAATTCCTTGGAAGATGCAGCCCGGACACTGGGAGCGAGTGAACTGCGGGTGATATTGACCGTCACTTTGCCGCTGGCTGTTCCCGGTTTGGTCGCGGGCGGGGTGCTGGCTTTTTCCCGGGCTTTGGGTGAATTTGGCGCGACCATCATGATTGCCGGCAACATTCCCGGTAAAACCCAAACCATTCCAATTGCAATTTATTTTGCCGCCGAATCAAACGATTTAACAGAGGCCGGTTATTATGTGGCGGTAATCAGCATCATTACTTTTGGCGCTATTTTATGGTTAAATACCTGGTCTAAAAAACATTCCTGGTATCCTGGAACCATACGGGGAGGCAGGCCGCATCGTGTTAACAGTGACAATTAA
- a CDS encoding ATP-binding cassette domain-containing protein, with protein sequence MLTVTIKKTLPDFELNLEFRVKNNILVLFGPSGCGKTTTLRCIAGLEKPDDGEITLGRETFFSARQRIFMPPRTRGVGYMFQDYALFPHMSVEKNIWYGVKQREKAQELYGKLLLLLKIRPLVNRGIKRLSGGEKQRVALARALMAEPKILLLDEPLSALDAETRLELQAELKQLHSIWRIPFIMVTHDRDEAEKLGDQIIFMRQGEKVAGSF encoded by the coding sequence GTGTTAACAGTGACAATTAAGAAAACGCTGCCCGATTTCGAGCTTAACCTGGAGTTTAGGGTGAAAAATAATATCCTGGTATTGTTCGGCCCTTCCGGCTGCGGTAAAACTACTACCTTGCGCTGTATTGCCGGTTTGGAGAAGCCTGATGACGGAGAAATAACGTTAGGCCGGGAAACGTTTTTTTCCGCGCGGCAGAGGATATTTATGCCGCCGCGCACACGCGGCGTCGGTTATATGTTTCAGGATTACGCTTTATTTCCCCATATGAGCGTTGAAAAAAATATCTGGTATGGCGTAAAACAGCGGGAAAAGGCGCAGGAACTGTATGGCAAACTATTATTGCTGTTAAAAATAAGGCCGCTGGTTAATCGCGGCATTAAGCGGCTGTCCGGCGGCGAGAAGCAACGGGTAGCTTTAGCCCGGGCCTTAATGGCGGAGCCAAAAATATTGTTGCTGGATGAGCCGCTGTCGGCGCTGGATGCGGAAACCCGCCTGGAACTGCAGGCGGAACTGAAGCAACTGCACAGCATTTGGCGCATTCCCTTCATTATGGTTACTCATGACCGGGACGAAGCCGAAAAATTAGGCGATCAGATTATTTTTATGCGCCAAGGGGAAAAAGTCGCCGGCAGTTTTTAG
- a CDS encoding TOBE domain-containing protein produces the protein MSKISGRNQLKGTVKEVVKGAVMAKVVIDYKGELITATITTDSVDDLDLKPGDTATALIKSTEVMIIK, from the coding sequence GTGAGTAAAATCAGCGGCAGAAATCAGCTTAAGGGTACCGTAAAGGAAGTGGTGAAAGGCGCGGTAATGGCTAAAGTGGTGATTGACTATAAAGGTGAACTCATTACCGCCACAATTACCACTGACTCAGTTGACGATTTGGATTTAAAACCAGGGGATACAGCGACTGCTTTGATTAAATCCACCGAAGTCATGATTATTAAATAA
- the fba gene encoding class II fructose-1,6-bisphosphate aldolase: protein MPLITSKEMFAKAYEGQYAVGAFNVNNMEIIQGIVEAAKEEQAPLILQVSAGARKYANHTYLIKLVEAALEDSGLPICLHLDHGEDFEICKSCVDGGFSSVMVDGSKLPFEENIALTKKVVDYAHARGVVVEGELGRLAGVEDAVNVSAKDATYTDPDQAVEFVERTGVDSLAIAIGTSHGAYKFKGEPELDFERLAKITRMLPGYPLVLHGASTVLPEFVRKCNDFGGQLKGAQGVPEAMLLEAGKLGVCKINIDTDLRLAMTASIREHLATHPGDFDPRQYLKPAREAIKNMVKHKIRNVLNCSNRL, encoded by the coding sequence ATGCCATTAATTACTTCGAAAGAGATGTTTGCCAAGGCCTATGAAGGACAATATGCAGTTGGCGCCTTCAATGTTAACAACATGGAAATCATTCAGGGTATTGTTGAAGCCGCTAAAGAAGAACAGGCCCCGTTAATCTTGCAAGTATCGGCAGGCGCTCGAAAATATGCCAATCATACTTATTTAATCAAATTAGTCGAAGCTGCTCTGGAAGATTCGGGGCTGCCGATCTGTCTGCATTTAGACCATGGCGAAGATTTTGAAATTTGCAAATCCTGCGTTGACGGCGGTTTCAGTTCGGTTATGGTGGATGGATCAAAGCTGCCATTTGAAGAAAACATTGCCCTCACCAAAAAAGTGGTTGACTATGCTCACGCGCGCGGTGTAGTCGTCGAGGGGGAACTTGGCCGCCTGGCGGGCGTTGAGGACGCCGTTAACGTTAGCGCCAAAGACGCCACCTATACCGATCCGGATCAGGCGGTAGAATTTGTTGAACGCACCGGGGTTGATTCACTGGCGATTGCGATCGGCACCAGTCACGGCGCTTATAAGTTTAAGGGCGAACCGGAGCTCGATTTTGAACGCTTGGCTAAAATCACCAGAATGCTGCCAGGCTATCCGCTTGTGCTCCATGGCGCATCAACAGTCCTGCCGGAATTCGTTCGGAAATGCAATGACTTTGGCGGACAGCTGAAAGGCGCCCAGGGCGTTCCTGAAGCTATGCTGCTGGAAGCAGGAAAGCTGGGCGTTTGTAAAATCAACATTGATACTGACTTGCGTCTGGCAATGACGGCTTCGATCCGCGAACATCTGGCCACTCATCCCGGCGATTTTGACCCGCGGCAATATTTAAAACCCGCCCGTGAAGCGATAAAAAATATGGTCAAGCACAAAATCCGCAATGTACTGAATTGCAGTAACCGCCTGTAA
- a CDS encoding RluA family pseudouridine synthase gives MLKLSVPLNAPQQRLKDFLRRQAGLSLSAWRKLKTSGAITINNNPAAPNSTIAPGDLITLVWAENCDITPVEMPLDIYYEDEYLLIINKPAGLLVHPTVKESAHTLANGVLFYYRQRHLPFAYHPIHRLDKNTSGLIAIAKIAHIQFLLSASHRLQRIYTAVAAGSLAADSGCITAPIGRCPDSIIKRTVCDTGQPAVTRYRQLAAYANASLVEIELLTGRTHQIRVHFAHIGHPLLGDDLYGGPLTHMKRQALHASSLSFEHPLTRKLIQINCPLPKDMEFAINTLKNP, from the coding sequence ATGCTGAAACTATCCGTCCCCTTAAACGCGCCGCAGCAGCGATTAAAAGACTTTCTCCGCCGGCAGGCCGGCTTATCGCTCAGCGCCTGGCGAAAACTTAAAACCAGCGGTGCCATCACGATCAATAACAACCCCGCCGCCCCCAACAGCACAATTGCCCCCGGCGATCTCATCACGCTGGTGTGGGCTGAAAACTGCGACATCACCCCGGTAGAGATGCCGCTGGATATTTATTATGAAGACGAATACCTGTTAATCATCAATAAGCCGGCGGGGCTTCTGGTTCATCCCACCGTCAAGGAATCCGCCCATACGCTGGCTAACGGCGTGTTATTTTATTACCGTCAGCGCCATTTGCCTTTTGCCTATCATCCTATCCACCGTTTGGACAAGAATACCTCGGGCTTAATTGCCATCGCCAAAATCGCCCACATTCAATTTTTACTGTCAGCCAGCCATAGACTGCAACGAATTTACACGGCTGTTGCAGCCGGCAGCCTGGCCGCTGATTCCGGCTGTATCACAGCGCCCATCGGACGCTGCCCTGACAGCATTATTAAACGAACAGTTTGCGATACCGGCCAGCCTGCCGTTACCCGTTACCGTCAACTAGCCGCTTACGCCAATGCCAGCCTGGTCGAAATAGAACTGTTAACCGGACGCACACACCAAATCCGCGTCCATTTTGCCCATATTGGCCACCCGCTGCTTGGCGACGATTTGTATGGCGGCCCGCTCACCCACATGAAACGCCAGGCTTTACATGCCAGCAGCCTCAGCTTTGAACACCCTCTGACCAGGAAACTTATCCAAATAAATTGTCCTTTACCCAAAGACATGGAGTTCGCCATCAATACCCTTAAAAACCCCTGA
- a CDS encoding YajQ family cyclic di-GMP-binding protein yields the protein MAKDCSFDIVSEVDLQEVDNAVNQTAKEIGQRFDFRNSKSSIALEGEEVKMIGDDEYKLNSIIDILQTKVIKRGISLKSLDYGKIEPAAHGTVRQTIKIKKGISKEQGKEVIAAIKGAKLKVQAQMMDDQVRVSGKNKDDLQQVIAKLKQIDLDVDLQFINFRS from the coding sequence ATGGCAAAAGACTGTTCTTTTGATATTGTATCTGAGGTGGATCTGCAGGAAGTCGATAATGCGGTTAACCAAACCGCTAAAGAAATAGGTCAGCGCTTTGACTTTAGAAACAGCAAGTCATCTATTGCGCTGGAAGGTGAAGAGGTTAAAATGATCGGTGATGATGAGTACAAGCTTAATAGCATTATCGATATCCTGCAAACCAAAGTAATTAAACGCGGCATATCTTTAAAAAGTTTGGATTATGGCAAGATTGAACCGGCTGCGCATGGTACGGTCAGGCAAACGATAAAAATCAAAAAAGGCATCAGCAAAGAACAGGGCAAAGAGGTAATTGCAGCCATAAAGGGCGCGAAGTTAAAAGTTCAGGCGCAAATGATGGATGACCAGGTCAGGGTTTCCGGTAAGAATAAAGATGATTTGCAACAAGTCATTGCTAAACTCAAACAAATTGATTTAGACGTTGATTTACAATTTATTAATTTCCGATCGTGA
- the uraA gene encoding uracil permease, which produces MSNRVIQVEDKLPMIQTLPLSLQHLFAMFGATVLVPILFKVNPATILLFNGIGTLLYLFICKGKIPAYLGSSFAFLSPVFLVLPQYGYEAALGGFIVTGAIFTLVALSIRVVGTNWINTVFPPAAMGAIVAVIGLELAPVAADMAGLTAKTLDPKAVTVSIFTLAVTIFGSVVFRGFMAIIPILIGVIGGYVLAAFLGLVDLSGIVAAAWFAVPQFYKPVFNLSAIAIIVPAALVVIAEHIGHLIVTGNIVGRDLTKDPGLDRSLLGNGLSTLISGFFGSTPNTTYGENIGVMAITKVYSVRVIGVAAVLAIILSFVGKLAAAIQSIPVPVMGGVSLLLFGVIAASGVRMLVESKVDYSRARNLILTAVVLIIGISGANITIGTVTLKGMALATIVSILLSLCFKLLDLLGLANDQ; this is translated from the coding sequence ATGAGTAATCGAGTAATCCAGGTTGAGGACAAACTTCCTATGATTCAGACACTGCCGTTAAGCCTGCAGCATTTGTTTGCAATGTTTGGCGCAACTGTCCTGGTACCCATTCTGTTCAAGGTAAATCCGGCTACCATATTGCTGTTTAACGGAATCGGCACTTTATTGTATTTATTTATTTGCAAAGGAAAAATCCCCGCCTATTTAGGCTCCAGCTTTGCCTTTTTATCACCGGTATTTCTTGTTCTGCCGCAGTACGGCTACGAAGCGGCTTTAGGCGGCTTTATTGTTACCGGGGCAATTTTCACCCTCGTGGCCTTAAGCATCCGTGTTGTTGGCACCAACTGGATTAATACTGTTTTTCCACCGGCTGCGATGGGCGCCATCGTCGCGGTAATCGGCCTTGAGTTAGCGCCGGTAGCCGCTGACATGGCCGGACTGACGGCAAAGACGCTTGATCCGAAAGCGGTAACTGTGTCAATATTCACTTTAGCAGTTACCATCTTCGGTTCAGTTGTTTTCCGGGGCTTTATGGCCATCATTCCCATTCTGATTGGCGTAATTGGCGGTTATGTACTGGCGGCATTCCTGGGCCTTGTTGATTTATCAGGCATCGTCGCCGCAGCCTGGTTTGCCGTGCCGCAATTCTATAAGCCCGTATTTAATCTCAGCGCCATTGCCATTATCGTACCTGCGGCGCTGGTTGTTATCGCCGAACATATCGGACATTTGATTGTCACAGGCAATATCGTCGGCCGTGACCTTACCAAAGACCCGGGCTTAGACCGCTCGCTGCTGGGCAATGGCTTATCCACCTTGATCTCAGGTTTTTTTGGCTCCACTCCGAATACCACTTATGGGGAGAATATCGGCGTAATGGCCATTACCAAAGTTTATAGTGTGCGGGTCATTGGCGTTGCGGCAGTACTTGCCATCATCCTGTCGTTTGTCGGTAAGCTGGCCGCAGCTATTCAAAGTATTCCCGTTCCGGTAATGGGCGGCGTTTCTCTGCTGCTATTCGGTGTAATTGCCGCCTCCGGAGTGCGGATGCTGGTTGAATCCAAGGTAGATTACAGCCGGGCCCGCAATCTCATTTTAACCGCAGTTGTGCTTATCATCGGCATTAGCGGAGCAAATATCACCATTGGCACAGTTACGCTGAAAGGTATGGCCTTAGCAACCATTGTTTCCATATTACTCAGTCTCTGCTTTAAACTGCTTGACCTTCTCGGACTGGCGAACGACCAGTAA
- a CDS encoding class II SORL domain-containing protein: protein MKIADLMQSADWKAEKHAPVIDAPEQVKAGEKIAVEVSVGKEIAHPNTTEHNIRWIKLYFKPDNGKFPYEVACFEFNVHGESVEGPNKGPVYTEPFGKAVLKLLTSGTFVATAYCNIHGLWESDKAIKVAE from the coding sequence ATGAAAATTGCTGATCTTATGCAAAGCGCCGACTGGAAAGCCGAAAAACATGCTCCGGTCATTGACGCGCCGGAGCAGGTTAAAGCGGGTGAAAAAATTGCTGTTGAGGTTAGCGTTGGCAAGGAAATTGCCCATCCCAATACCACAGAACACAATATCCGCTGGATCAAGCTTTACTTCAAGCCCGATAACGGTAAGTTTCCTTATGAAGTCGCCTGTTTTGAGTTCAATGTACACGGTGAGTCAGTGGAAGGACCCAATAAAGGACCTGTGTACACTGAACCTTTCGGCAAAGCAGTATTAAAGCTTTTGACTTCCGGAACTTTTGTAGCTACTGCGTACTGCAACATTCACGGACTGTGGGAAAGCGATAAGGCAATTAAAGTAGCGGAATAA
- a CDS encoding aspartate kinase, whose product MALIVKKFGGSSVATAEKIQAVAKRVLQDTQPGDKVVVVVSAMGDTTDNLLSLAKEITAEPYIYQREIDMLLATGEQVTIALLAMAFHSLGRPAISLTGPQAGVVTNHVHTKGKIVDVTPRRVLEELDQGKIVVVAGFQGLNGLGDVTTLGRGGSDTSAVALAGALKADSCEIFTDVDGVYSADPRVVKSARRMQEITYNEMLELARLGAVVMQPRAVEMGKHFGVPIHVRSTFTQQTGTIIREVYTVEEKEFIIRGVTHDSNVAKIAVLGVPNRPGIAYSIFSALADANIDVDMIVQSIRNLETNVIDMVFTVALPDLAQTKIIVEQAARQLAAAGVLVDEAVAKVSVVGAGMFGSPGIAATMFGALSEAEVNIEVISTSEISISCLIKENQVTAAVNAIHAKFFPQ is encoded by the coding sequence ATGGCGTTAATTGTAAAAAAATTTGGAGGCAGCTCGGTGGCCACTGCCGAAAAAATACAAGCTGTGGCCAAGCGTGTGCTGCAGGACACGCAGCCGGGGGACAAAGTGGTAGTTGTGGTTTCAGCGATGGGAGATACGACTGACAATTTGTTATCCCTGGCCAAAGAAATTACCGCTGAACCGTATATTTACCAGCGGGAAATAGATATGCTGCTGGCCACGGGCGAGCAAGTAACGATTGCTTTGCTGGCCATGGCTTTCCATAGCCTGGGACGGCCCGCGATTTCGCTGACCGGTCCCCAGGCCGGCGTTGTGACCAATCATGTGCATACCAAGGGGAAGATTGTTGACGTAACGCCCCGGCGGGTATTAGAAGAATTAGATCAGGGCAAAATTGTGGTAGTTGCCGGTTTTCAGGGACTGAACGGTTTGGGCGATGTCACAACATTGGGGCGGGGGGGTTCCGACACATCGGCTGTTGCCCTGGCCGGGGCCTTAAAGGCTGATAGTTGTGAAATTTTTACAGATGTTGACGGTGTTTACTCAGCTGATCCACGCGTGGTTAAATCAGCCCGGCGCATGCAGGAAATAACGTACAATGAAATGCTGGAGCTGGCTCGCCTGGGTGCAGTGGTTATGCAGCCCCGCGCAGTGGAAATGGGCAAACACTTTGGTGTGCCAATCCATGTTCGGTCGACTTTTACTCAGCAAACAGGGACAATTATCAGGGAGGTATATACAGTGGAAGAAAAAGAGTTTATCATCAGAGGAGTAACACACGATAGCAATGTGGCCAAAATCGCTGTTTTGGGAGTGCCAAACCGTCCTGGTATTGCTTATTCTATTTTTTCTGCACTGGCTGATGCGAATATTGATGTAGACATGATCGTACAAAGCATTCGCAATCTGGAAACCAATGTAATTGATATGGTGTTTACGGTAGCCTTGCCCGATTTAGCTCAGACTAAAATCATCGTCGAACAAGCCGCCCGGCAGTTAGCGGCTGCCGGCGTACTGGTGGATGAGGCGGTAGCCAAGGTATCGGTAGTTGGTGCCGGGATGTTTGGCAGCCCTGGAATTGCCGCAACCATGTTTGGCGCCCTTTCTGAAGCGGAGGTTAACATTGAAGTAATCAGTACATCAGAGATCAGTATTTCCTGCCTGATTAAGGAAAATCAGGTTACGGCGGCGGTCAATGCGATTCATGCCAAGTTTTTTCCGCAATAA
- a CDS encoding alpha/beta-type small acid-soluble spore protein gives MSRSRKPVNPAAQQALDRLKEETAAEIGLKDYKNTYKGALTSADNGRVGGQMVRKMIQAQESKFTGK, from the coding sequence ATGTCAAGAAGCAGAAAACCTGTTAATCCGGCAGCACAACAAGCTCTCGATCGTCTTAAAGAAGAAACAGCGGCGGAAATCGGCTTAAAGGATTATAAAAACACCTATAAAGGTGCATTAACTTCAGCCGACAATGGTCGTGTAGGCGGCCAAATGGTACGCAAAATGATCCAGGCTCAGGAATCGAAATTTACCGGTAAGTAA
- a CDS encoding pyridoxal phosphate-dependent aminotransferase codes for MTFRLAASHARGKFANDKIFGASSLAGQAMKLYGREKVVNATIGAFMDEQEVLGCIPTVETVLRNLPINEMISYAPIAGLPGYLQAAAGLTFADSRPEAYIEAVATAGGTGVIHHTIWNYSEIGDTVITSDWHWGPYAQLCQEALRKLATFALFDENQNFNISAFAAKVAEILKQQDNLIIIMNAPAHNPTGYSLTDPEWEQVVTVCKEQALNTAKRIVLLADIAYLDFAGDKNASRTFLKKFGGLPSNILTVLAFSMSKGYTMYGQRTGAMIGVSSDREAIREFTAINQFTSRATWSNINRGAMSVLAAIYEDKTILAQVEQERRAFYQLIRNRADIFIREAQAAGLDILPYRAGFFLTVPAHDPDTVCAKLYDDLIYAVPLARGVRIAVCAVPSAKITGMAAKIAKAVAASGI; via the coding sequence ATGACTTTTCGTCTTGCTGCATCACATGCCAGGGGTAAATTTGCTAATGATAAAATTTTTGGAGCCAGTAGTCTTGCCGGTCAGGCAATGAAGCTATATGGCAGGGAGAAAGTGGTTAATGCCACCATTGGCGCATTTATGGACGAACAGGAGGTATTGGGCTGTATTCCCACAGTGGAAACAGTGCTGCGCAATTTACCAATCAATGAAATGATTAGCTATGCACCGATTGCCGGACTGCCTGGCTATTTGCAGGCGGCTGCCGGTCTGACCTTCGCAGACTCCAGGCCCGAGGCCTATATTGAGGCGGTGGCGACAGCCGGCGGTACAGGCGTGATTCATCATACCATCTGGAATTATTCCGAAATTGGCGATACCGTAATTACCTCGGATTGGCACTGGGGTCCGTATGCACAGCTTTGTCAAGAGGCTTTGCGCAAACTGGCTACGTTTGCTTTATTTGATGAAAACCAGAACTTTAATATAAGTGCGTTTGCTGCGAAAGTTGCTGAAATTCTTAAGCAGCAGGATAACCTTATTATCATTATGAATGCACCGGCGCATAATCCCACCGGTTACAGTTTAACCGATCCTGAGTGGGAGCAGGTGGTAACTGTTTGTAAAGAGCAGGCGTTGAATACTGCCAAGCGAATTGTTTTACTTGCTGATATCGCCTATCTTGATTTTGCCGGCGATAAAAATGCCAGCCGGACCTTTTTGAAAAAATTCGGCGGCTTACCGTCTAATATTCTGACGGTGTTAGCTTTCAGTATGTCGAAAGGCTATACGATGTATGGGCAGCGTACGGGAGCAATGATTGGCGTTTCTTCAGACAGGGAGGCCATTCGTGAATTTACTGCAATCAATCAATTTACCAGCAGGGCTACCTGGTCCAATATCAATCGCGGTGCAATGAGTGTATTGGCCGCCATTTATGAAGATAAGACGATTTTAGCTCAAGTCGAGCAGGAGCGAAGGGCCTTTTATCAGCTGATTCGCAACCGGGCCGATATCTTCATCCGCGAGGCGCAGGCCGCAGGACTGGATATATTGCCCTATCGGGCAGGCTTTTTCCTGACAGTTCCTGCTCACGATCCGGATACAGTTTGCGCTAAATTGTATGACGATCTGATTTATGCTGTGCCTTTGGCCAGGGGCGTGCGTATTGCGGTATGCGCCGTGCCGTCAGCCAAGATTACCGGTATGGCAGCTAAAATTGCGAAGGCTGTGGCAGCATCCGGTATTTGA